A region from the Triplophysa rosa linkage group LG4, Trosa_1v2, whole genome shotgun sequence genome encodes:
- the dlc1 gene encoding rho GTPase-activating protein 7 isoform X2, with protein sequence MSRSMRLLLLQRSLSEHIRFSTCRALDLLNKNTQDQRLTEIEAKEACTWLRAAGFPQYAQLYEDGRFPIEISSVTRDHDFLDQDAIEALCRRLNTLNKCALMRLEITPQRKRSEDSDEDEPCAISGRWTFQRDSKRWSRLDQLDLDVFSPPAGETGSFAPFRSQDEHFARGPLLKEGVNASSESVLTDLSDQPEVGSLHSAGSGDRGGSLSTTVPSSPTTTISNANTATTTRASSVASVCSSGTSGANEDSMSDGLPSPLDRGTFAFEVKPSSKSTGAEKSTRSRAKSFIKRMESLRLRTSSNASSKRKKKGAAGQGKLEISGPVIKEGLDEDKLRHLNCVDIATLDCNANRTRSISYSTQTSSGSTGSSQSEASSGSAVSTPSPVSRARSHSTAAGATKRGGMYLEGFDPFNFVVLQPSEDQEKKRNHQSKRMEPSTTTEHNRRNRQRLDNRRMDDEDSREEEGGVIFFYLPEGHKPGTFPKALADGACYRSGDNISRRPPRRGSAASLDSRLSIYDNVPFSEVVDEEDEVEPKLEDVLERVSGLQQLVNAWSETGTGEEDEEEEEGDSDSALDSASPCPSSPLQNHLEETENCSDQDSTGNPLTERDETLSARERCDSGVGASLTRTNRPQKLRWPSFQSSHRPSLSSTVLQVGCQSVLQMNLLQKYSLLKLTALLERYTPTNKHGFSWAVPKFMKRIKVRDYKDRNVFGVPLQVIVQRSGQPLPQSIQQAMRYLRSQCLDQVGLFRKSGVKSRIQALRQMNESCGTNGGGVNYEGQSAYDVADMLKQYFRDLPEPLLTSKLSDTFLQIYQYVPKEQRLQAVRAAVLLLPDENREALQTLLCFLSDVTANVDENQMTCTNLAVCLAPSLFHLNTLRRESSSPRVMNRKNTLGKPDQKDLNENLAATHGLAHMIQECRKLFLIPEEMSRCRNSYMEQGLSPIRMEVLVENCGSCNYKNLLKDGMDALLKEGKDKFKGYDTCSTPENAELAYKKVQDGSSLRQWKVCVDVPASPEDVLQRILREQERWDEDLLECRVIETLEQNVEVYQYVRNSMAPHPPRDHVVLRSWATDLPKGVCALVCTSVDNESAAVLGVRANVLTSRYYIEPCGSSKSRITQISRTDCRGRCPEWYNKLYGHLCAAEVVRIRDSFTCLDK encoded by the exons AGTGAGGATTCTGATGAGGATGAGCCGTGTGCCATAAGCGGCCGCTGGACTTTCCAGCGGGACAGCAAACGCTGGTCTCGCCTCGACCAGCTGGACTTGGACGTGTTCTCTCCTCCAGCTGGAGAAACTGGCTCCTTTGCTCCCTTCCGATCCCAAGATGAACATTTTGCCAGAGGACCCCTTCTAAAAGAGGGAGTTAATGCCAGCTCTGAGAGCGTCTTGACAGATCTTAGCGACCAGCCAGAGGTGGGCTCTCTGCACAGTGCTGGTAGTGGAGATCGAGGAGGATCCCTGAGTACCACTGTACCGTCCAGCCCCACTACGACCATCTCTAATGCTAACACAGCCACCACAACAAGGGCGAGCTCGGTTGCTAGCGTATGCTCATCTGGAACATCAGGTGCCAATGAAGACTCCATGTCTGATGGGCTCCCATCTCCACTGGATCGTGGTACCTTTGCTTTTGAGGTAAAACCCAGCTCGAAAAGTACTGGTGCTGAAAAAAGCACACGCTCGAGAGCAAAAAGCTTCATCAAGCGCATGGAAAGCTTGCGGCTACGGACCAGCAGTAATGCGTCATCCAAACGCAAGAAGAAGGGTGCGGCCGGGCAGGGCAAGCTAGAGATTAGTGGGCCGGTGATTAAGGAAGGTCTTGACGAAGACAAATTGCGGCACCTCAACTGCGTAGACATCGCAACACTAGATTGCAATGCGAACCGCACCAGAAGCATCTCCTATTCAACACAGACAAGTAGCGGGAGCACAGGGAGTAGCCAATCGGAGGCCAGCAGCGGGAGTGCTGTAAGTACACCCAGTCCAGTCTCAAGAGCACGTAGTCATAGCACGGCAGCTGGGGCTACGAAAAGAGGCGGAATGTACCTGGAAGGCTTTGACCCATTTAATTTTGTCGTCTTGCAACCTTCGGAAGACCAGGAAAAGAAACGGAACCACCAGAGTAAGAGAATGGAACCCAGCACAACCACGGAGCATAACAGACGCAACCGCCAGAGGTTGGATAATAGGCGAATGGATGATGAGGACAGTAGAGAAGAGGAAGGAGGTGTTATCTTTTTCTATTTGCCTGAAGGCCACAAGCCTGGCACTTTTCCTAAAGCACTTGCAGACGGGGCTTGCTATCGTAGTGGCGACAACATAAGCCGCCGTCCACCTCGGAGGGGCTCCGCCGCCTCACTAGACAGTCGATTGAGCATCTATGACAATGTTCCTTTCTCAGAAGTGGTAGATGAGGAGGATGAGGTAGAACCAAAACTGGAGGATGTGCTGGAACGGGTCAGTGGCCTCCAGCAATTGGTAAATGCCTGGTCAGAAACGGGAACTGGGGAGGAAGACGAAGAGGAAGAAGAAGGGGATTCAGATTCGGCCCTCGATTCTGCATCTCCTTGTCCATCATCCCCACTGCAGAACCACTTGGAAGAGACAGAGAACTGCAGCGATCAAGATAGCACTGGAAACCCACTAACGGAAAGGGATGAGACGCTTAGCGCGCGAGAGAGATGTGACTCTGGTGTGGGAGCATCACTTACACGAACCAACAG ACCTCAGAAGCTGCGCTGGCCAAGTTTCCAGAGCTCCCACAGGCCAAGTCTGTCGTCAACGGTGTTACAAGTTGGATGTCAGTCAGTTCTGCAGATGAACCTTCTACAGAAATACAGCCTGCTTAAACTTACTGCTCTGCTGGAGAGATACACACCCACCAACAAACACGGCTTTAGCTG GGCTGTCCCTAAGTTCATGAAGCGGATCAAGGTTCGAGACTACAAGGACAGAAATGTGTTTGGAGTTCCCCTGCAGGTGATAGTTCAGAGGAGCGGACAGCCCCTGCCCCAGAGTATCCAGCAAGCCATGCGTTACCTACGGAGCCAGTGCCTCGACCAG GTGGGGCTTTTCCGAAAGTCAGGAGTAAAATCACGCATCCAAGCCCTTCGCCAGATGAACGAATCATGCGGCACTAATGGAGGCGGAGTTAACTACGAGGGCCAGTCGGCTTACGATGTGGCCGATATGCTAAAGCAGTACTTCCGAGACCTTCCGGAGCCCTTGCTTACCAGCAAACTGTCCGACACCTTCCTGCAGATATATCAAT ATGTTCCCAAAGAACAGCGTCTACAGGCGGTGAGAGCCGCAGTGTTGCTGTTACCCGATGAGAACCGCGAGGCCCTGCAGACCTTGCTGTGCTTCCTGAGTGATGTGACGGCCAACGTGGACGAGAACCAGATGACCTGCACCAACCTGGCTGTGTGTTTGGCCCCCTCTCTTTTCCATCTCAATACGCTACGGAGAGAAAGCTCCTCGCCCAG GGTCATGAACAGAAAAAACACCCTGGGGAAACCTGACCAAAAGGACCTGAATGAGAACTTGGCGGCCACACATGGTTTAGCCCACATGATTCAGGAGTGCAGAAAGCTCTTTCTG atcCCAGAGGAGATGTCACGCTGTCGGAACTCTTACATGGAGCAAGGCCTGAGTCCCATTCGAATGGAGGTACTCGTGGAAAACTGCGGCTCATGTAACTACAAAAATCTGCTCAAAGACGGTATGGACGCCTTACTGAAAGAAGGCAAGGACAAGTTTAAAGGTTACGACACCTGCTCGACCCCTGAAAACGCTGAACTTGCATATAAGAAG GTCCAAGACGGTTCTTCTCTGCGGCAATGGAAAGTCTGCGTTGACGTGCCTGCATCGCCCGAAGATGTTCTCCAAAGAATCCTGCGGGAGCAGGAACGTTGGGATGAAGACCTGCTGGAGTGCAGGGTCATTGAGACACTGGAGCAAAACGTGGAGGTCTACCAGTATGTCAGGAACTCCATGGCACCTCATCCACCCAGAGACCACGTAGTGCTCAG GTCGTGGGCAACAGACCTGCCTAAGGGAGTGTGTGCACTGGTCTGCACGTCGGTGGATAACGAAAGCGCAGCCGTGTTGGGTGTTCGCGCAAACGTCCTGACCTCTCGCTATTACATAGAACCCTGTGGTTCCAGTAAGAGCCGGATAACACAAATTTCCAGAACAGACTGCAG GGGTCGCTGCCCTGAATGGTACAATAAGCTGTATGGTCACTTGTGTGCTGCTGAGGTGGTGCGGATACGAGACTCTTTTACCTGCTTGGacaaatga
- the dlc1 gene encoding rho GTPase-activating protein 7 isoform X3, which yields MILTQIEAKEACTWLRAAGFPQYAQLYEDGRFPIEISSVTRDHDFLDQDAIEALCRRLNTLNKCALMRLEITPQRKRSEDSDEDEPCAISGRWTFQRDSKRWSRLDQLDLDVFSPPAGETGSFAPFRSQDEHFARGPLLKEGVNASSESVLTDLSDQPEVGSLHSAGSGDRGGSLSTTVPSSPTTTISNANTATTTRASSVASVCSSGTSGANEDSMSDGLPSPLDRGTFAFEVKPSSKSTGAEKSTRSRAKSFIKRMESLRLRTSSNASSKRKKKGAAGQGKLEISGPVIKEGLDEDKLRHLNCVDIATLDCNANRTRSISYSTQTSSGSTGSSQSEASSGSAVSTPSPVSRARSHSTAAGATKRGGMYLEGFDPFNFVVLQPSEDQEKKRNHQSKRMEPSTTTEHNRRNRQRLDNRRMDDEDSREEEGGVIFFYLPEGHKPGTFPKALADGACYRSGDNISRRPPRRGSAASLDSRLSIYDNVPFSEVVDEEDEVEPKLEDVLERVSGLQQLVNAWSETGTGEEDEEEEEGDSDSALDSASPCPSSPLQNHLEETENCSDQDSTGNPLTERDETLSARERCDSGVGASLTRTNRPQKLRWPSFQSSHRPSLSSTVLQVGCQSVLQMNLLQKYSLLKLTALLERYTPTNKHGFSWAVPKFMKRIKVRDYKDRNVFGVPLQVIVQRSGQPLPQSIQQAMRYLRSQCLDQVGLFRKSGVKSRIQALRQMNESCGTNGGGVNYEGQSAYDVADMLKQYFRDLPEPLLTSKLSDTFLQIYQYVPKEQRLQAVRAAVLLLPDENREALQTLLCFLSDVTANVDENQMTCTNLAVCLAPSLFHLNTLRRESSSPRVMNRKNTLGKPDQKDLNENLAATHGLAHMIQECRKLFLIPEEMSRCRNSYMEQGLSPIRMEVLVENCGSCNYKNLLKDGMDALLKEGKDKFKGYDTCSTPENAELAYKKVQDGSSLRQWKVCVDVPASPEDVLQRILREQERWDEDLLECRVIETLEQNVEVYQYVRNSMAPHPPRDHVVLRSWATDLPKGVCALVCTSVDNESAAVLGVRANVLTSRYYIEPCGSSKSRITQISRTDCRGRCPEWYNKLYGHLCAAEVVRIRDSFTCLDK from the exons AGTGAGGATTCTGATGAGGATGAGCCGTGTGCCATAAGCGGCCGCTGGACTTTCCAGCGGGACAGCAAACGCTGGTCTCGCCTCGACCAGCTGGACTTGGACGTGTTCTCTCCTCCAGCTGGAGAAACTGGCTCCTTTGCTCCCTTCCGATCCCAAGATGAACATTTTGCCAGAGGACCCCTTCTAAAAGAGGGAGTTAATGCCAGCTCTGAGAGCGTCTTGACAGATCTTAGCGACCAGCCAGAGGTGGGCTCTCTGCACAGTGCTGGTAGTGGAGATCGAGGAGGATCCCTGAGTACCACTGTACCGTCCAGCCCCACTACGACCATCTCTAATGCTAACACAGCCACCACAACAAGGGCGAGCTCGGTTGCTAGCGTATGCTCATCTGGAACATCAGGTGCCAATGAAGACTCCATGTCTGATGGGCTCCCATCTCCACTGGATCGTGGTACCTTTGCTTTTGAGGTAAAACCCAGCTCGAAAAGTACTGGTGCTGAAAAAAGCACACGCTCGAGAGCAAAAAGCTTCATCAAGCGCATGGAAAGCTTGCGGCTACGGACCAGCAGTAATGCGTCATCCAAACGCAAGAAGAAGGGTGCGGCCGGGCAGGGCAAGCTAGAGATTAGTGGGCCGGTGATTAAGGAAGGTCTTGACGAAGACAAATTGCGGCACCTCAACTGCGTAGACATCGCAACACTAGATTGCAATGCGAACCGCACCAGAAGCATCTCCTATTCAACACAGACAAGTAGCGGGAGCACAGGGAGTAGCCAATCGGAGGCCAGCAGCGGGAGTGCTGTAAGTACACCCAGTCCAGTCTCAAGAGCACGTAGTCATAGCACGGCAGCTGGGGCTACGAAAAGAGGCGGAATGTACCTGGAAGGCTTTGACCCATTTAATTTTGTCGTCTTGCAACCTTCGGAAGACCAGGAAAAGAAACGGAACCACCAGAGTAAGAGAATGGAACCCAGCACAACCACGGAGCATAACAGACGCAACCGCCAGAGGTTGGATAATAGGCGAATGGATGATGAGGACAGTAGAGAAGAGGAAGGAGGTGTTATCTTTTTCTATTTGCCTGAAGGCCACAAGCCTGGCACTTTTCCTAAAGCACTTGCAGACGGGGCTTGCTATCGTAGTGGCGACAACATAAGCCGCCGTCCACCTCGGAGGGGCTCCGCCGCCTCACTAGACAGTCGATTGAGCATCTATGACAATGTTCCTTTCTCAGAAGTGGTAGATGAGGAGGATGAGGTAGAACCAAAACTGGAGGATGTGCTGGAACGGGTCAGTGGCCTCCAGCAATTGGTAAATGCCTGGTCAGAAACGGGAACTGGGGAGGAAGACGAAGAGGAAGAAGAAGGGGATTCAGATTCGGCCCTCGATTCTGCATCTCCTTGTCCATCATCCCCACTGCAGAACCACTTGGAAGAGACAGAGAACTGCAGCGATCAAGATAGCACTGGAAACCCACTAACGGAAAGGGATGAGACGCTTAGCGCGCGAGAGAGATGTGACTCTGGTGTGGGAGCATCACTTACACGAACCAACAG ACCTCAGAAGCTGCGCTGGCCAAGTTTCCAGAGCTCCCACAGGCCAAGTCTGTCGTCAACGGTGTTACAAGTTGGATGTCAGTCAGTTCTGCAGATGAACCTTCTACAGAAATACAGCCTGCTTAAACTTACTGCTCTGCTGGAGAGATACACACCCACCAACAAACACGGCTTTAGCTG GGCTGTCCCTAAGTTCATGAAGCGGATCAAGGTTCGAGACTACAAGGACAGAAATGTGTTTGGAGTTCCCCTGCAGGTGATAGTTCAGAGGAGCGGACAGCCCCTGCCCCAGAGTATCCAGCAAGCCATGCGTTACCTACGGAGCCAGTGCCTCGACCAG GTGGGGCTTTTCCGAAAGTCAGGAGTAAAATCACGCATCCAAGCCCTTCGCCAGATGAACGAATCATGCGGCACTAATGGAGGCGGAGTTAACTACGAGGGCCAGTCGGCTTACGATGTGGCCGATATGCTAAAGCAGTACTTCCGAGACCTTCCGGAGCCCTTGCTTACCAGCAAACTGTCCGACACCTTCCTGCAGATATATCAAT ATGTTCCCAAAGAACAGCGTCTACAGGCGGTGAGAGCCGCAGTGTTGCTGTTACCCGATGAGAACCGCGAGGCCCTGCAGACCTTGCTGTGCTTCCTGAGTGATGTGACGGCCAACGTGGACGAGAACCAGATGACCTGCACCAACCTGGCTGTGTGTTTGGCCCCCTCTCTTTTCCATCTCAATACGCTACGGAGAGAAAGCTCCTCGCCCAG GGTCATGAACAGAAAAAACACCCTGGGGAAACCTGACCAAAAGGACCTGAATGAGAACTTGGCGGCCACACATGGTTTAGCCCACATGATTCAGGAGTGCAGAAAGCTCTTTCTG atcCCAGAGGAGATGTCACGCTGTCGGAACTCTTACATGGAGCAAGGCCTGAGTCCCATTCGAATGGAGGTACTCGTGGAAAACTGCGGCTCATGTAACTACAAAAATCTGCTCAAAGACGGTATGGACGCCTTACTGAAAGAAGGCAAGGACAAGTTTAAAGGTTACGACACCTGCTCGACCCCTGAAAACGCTGAACTTGCATATAAGAAG GTCCAAGACGGTTCTTCTCTGCGGCAATGGAAAGTCTGCGTTGACGTGCCTGCATCGCCCGAAGATGTTCTCCAAAGAATCCTGCGGGAGCAGGAACGTTGGGATGAAGACCTGCTGGAGTGCAGGGTCATTGAGACACTGGAGCAAAACGTGGAGGTCTACCAGTATGTCAGGAACTCCATGGCACCTCATCCACCCAGAGACCACGTAGTGCTCAG GTCGTGGGCAACAGACCTGCCTAAGGGAGTGTGTGCACTGGTCTGCACGTCGGTGGATAACGAAAGCGCAGCCGTGTTGGGTGTTCGCGCAAACGTCCTGACCTCTCGCTATTACATAGAACCCTGTGGTTCCAGTAAGAGCCGGATAACACAAATTTCCAGAACAGACTGCAG GGGTCGCTGCCCTGAATGGTACAATAAGCTGTATGGTCACTTGTGTGCTGCTGAGGTGGTGCGGATACGAGACTCTTTTACCTGCTTGGacaaatga